From a single Hippoglossus stenolepis isolate QCI-W04-F060 chromosome 2, HSTE1.2, whole genome shotgun sequence genomic region:
- the si:ch211-286b5.4 gene encoding afadin- and alpha-actinin-binding protein produces MTSSFVQRSVKGHPAYSDSFLLRDPSPNPLNELCHSAPWRADRDEHGEQGDALREQLQEMDEHVARLQDMLRCERTKCTHLQLRCSQLEAELRRREQHSIRLKERLSQQLSVRHKEKGPSIEVLNFPPGGRSRREQPIKSFVSTAKREEAALRLMLERREAELREAMKLRHSLTTLLHALRVNMEQTLSDSVDVEDVEDEGQQDDKILYEAEVALGDHVTGGVVQSWRKVQRRLGDVQSEGHTGDGTDHDKLLAQLGTELRESQQLVRLQQQMLQGNLASPVPSELADSYFLEEWERLQLRWAELHHQRRTFERERQSFTEAAIRLSHERRDFEQQKASLMKQQYLCDSSLCGKGAPSSKRRDGTALNFSGLRPTSISGCLPITPSSAGSGTAALSVLYQGRVRVQTPSTPELYAALNLSYNCRSIEVDPQSETWDCGTEKMVDAPQASHLDWSF; encoded by the exons ACTCCTTTCTGCTCAGAGATCCCAGTCCCAACCCTCTGAATGAGCTCtgtcacagcgccccctggcgGGCTGACAGGGATGAGCACGGGGAGCAGGGAGACGCACTCAGA gagcagctgcaggagatggACGAGCATGTGGCCAGGCTCCAGGACATGCTGAGGTGTGAGCGCACCAAG TGCACTCATCTGCAGCTGCGGTGTAGCCAACTGGAGGCAGAGCTGAGGCGGCGGGAGCAGCACAGCATCCGGCTGAAGGAGCGACtgtcacagcagctcagtgtcagACACAAGGAGAAAGGACCCT CCATAGAGGTGTTAAATTTTCCCCCTGGAGGCCGCAGCAGAAGAGAACAGCCAATCAAATCCTTTGTGTCTACTGCAAA ACGGGAAGAGGCAGCACTGCGTCTGATGCTGGAGCGCAGAGAGGCAGAGCTCAGAGAGGCGATGAAGCTGCGCCACAGCCTCACCACATTGCTTCATGCTCTCAGGGTCAACATGGAGCAG ACCCTGTCAGACTCAGTGGACGTTGAGGACGTTGAGGACGAGGGCCAACAGGACGACAAAATATTGTATGAAGCTGAGGTGGCGCTTGGTGACCATGTGACAGGAGGTGTGGTTCAGAGTTGGAGGAAGGTGCAGAGGAGACTGGGTGACGTCCAGTCTGAAG GTCACACTGGTGATGGTACTGACCATGACAAGCTCTTGGCTCAACTAGGAACTGAACTGAGAGAGAGTCAACAGCTTGTCAGATTACAACAGCAAATGCTGCAG GGTAACCTCGCCTCACCTGTCCCCTCTGAACTGGCCGATTCGTACTTTTTGGAAGAGTGGGAGCGTCTCCAGCTGCGGTGGGCCGAGCTCCATCATCAGAGGAGGACTTTTGAAAGAGAGAGGCAGTCCTTCACTGAAGCCGCAATCCGACTGAGCCATGAG CGTCGTGATTTTGAGCAACAGAAGGCCTCTCTCATGAAGCAGCAGTATTTGTGCGACTCATCTCTTTGTGGTAAAGGAGCACCAAGCAGCAAGAGAAGAGATGGCACTGCTCTCA ATTTCTCAGGTTTGAGGCCCACCAGTATATCTGGCTGTCTTCCCATCACTCCATCATCCGCGGGCTCTgggacagctgctctctctgtgtTATATCAGGGAAGAGTCAGAGTTCAAACTCCCAGCACTCCTGAGCTCTACGCTGCCCTCAATCTATCATACAACTGCAG atCAATAGAGGTTGATCCCCAATCAGAGACATGGGACTGTGGCACAGAAAAGATGGTGGACGCACCACAGGCTTCACACTTGGACTGgtcattttaa